In Actinoplanes sp. NBC_00393, a single genomic region encodes these proteins:
- a CDS encoding pyridoxal phosphate-dependent aminotransferase: protein MKISSRAQAIAPFYAMEVAKHAAMLEADGHHIVKLNIGEPDFGAPPVVRAAMRDVMDGRPLPYTAALGLPALRQAISGFYRDEHGIEVDPARVVVTAGASAALVLAAAALVDPGDEVIIADPSYPCNRQIIESFGGIVRLVPTTPATRFQLDEASVRAHWSKQTGGVMVATPSNPTGTSVPAGELAAICRLARVHGAWSIVDEIYLDLSDRDCEGRLPRTALAVDPDVVVINSFSKYFGLTGWRLGWCVLPEVLVPAVERLAQNYYICASAPAQEAALACFTPEARAVCEERRAEFGARRALVLDGLARIGLPVPVPPDGAFYCYFDVSGTGLSSWQFCERALQEAHVALTPGRDFGTHTADTHVRLSYTASQSDLRKGLARLHRFVAGL from the coding sequence GTGAAGATCTCCAGCCGGGCGCAGGCCATCGCACCGTTCTACGCGATGGAGGTGGCGAAACACGCCGCCATGCTGGAGGCCGACGGTCATCACATCGTCAAGCTGAACATCGGCGAGCCGGACTTCGGGGCGCCCCCGGTGGTGCGCGCGGCGATGCGGGACGTGATGGACGGGCGCCCGCTGCCGTACACGGCGGCGCTCGGGCTGCCCGCGCTGCGGCAGGCGATCTCCGGTTTCTACCGCGACGAGCACGGCATCGAGGTGGACCCGGCCCGGGTGGTGGTGACCGCCGGCGCCTCGGCCGCCCTGGTCCTGGCCGCCGCGGCGCTGGTCGACCCGGGCGACGAGGTGATCATCGCGGACCCCTCCTACCCCTGCAACCGGCAGATCATCGAGAGCTTCGGCGGGATCGTGCGGCTGGTGCCGACCACCCCGGCGACCCGGTTCCAGCTGGACGAGGCATCGGTACGCGCACACTGGTCGAAACAGACCGGCGGAGTCATGGTCGCCACCCCGTCCAACCCGACCGGCACCTCGGTCCCCGCCGGTGAGCTCGCCGCGATCTGCCGGCTGGCCCGGGTGCACGGCGCCTGGAGCATCGTCGACGAGATCTACCTGGACCTGAGCGACCGCGACTGCGAGGGCCGGTTGCCGCGGACCGCGCTGGCCGTCGACCCGGACGTCGTGGTCATCAACAGCTTCTCCAAGTACTTCGGGCTGACCGGCTGGCGGCTCGGCTGGTGCGTGCTGCCGGAGGTGCTGGTGCCGGCGGTGGAGCGGCTGGCGCAGAACTACTACATCTGCGCCTCGGCTCCGGCGCAGGAGGCCGCGCTGGCCTGTTTCACCCCGGAGGCGCGGGCGGTCTGTGAGGAGCGCCGCGCCGAGTTCGGGGCCCGCCGCGCCCTGGTCCTGGACGGGCTGGCCCGGATCGGTCTGCCGGTCCCGGTTCCGCCGGACGGCGCCTTCTACTGCTACTTCGACGTCAGCGGCACCGGGCTCAGCTCGTGGCAGTTCTGCGAGCGGGCGCTGCAGGAGGCACACGTCGCGCTCACCCCGGGACGCGATTTCGGTACGCACACCGCGGACACCCACGTGCGGCTGTCGTACACCGCGTCCCAGTCCGACCTGCGTAAGGGGCTCGCCCGGCTGCACCGGTTCGTCGCCGGCCTGTAG
- a CDS encoding ATP-binding protein has product MSTLTAHFDLPLDNQAPGWSRRAVTAVLRSWGLHEPDWTADACAVVSELVTNAVRHGGGSIALDLEAHGRDVVVSVSDGSPVLPRPRPPDETGGLGLVLIDSLTVRWYAQPHHDGKRVRAQLLPCPSGGHADTVSARSAEPA; this is encoded by the coding sequence ATGAGCACACTGACGGCCCACTTCGACCTGCCCCTGGACAACCAAGCGCCCGGGTGGTCGCGCCGCGCGGTCACCGCGGTGCTGCGCTCCTGGGGACTGCACGAACCGGACTGGACCGCCGACGCCTGCGCCGTGGTCAGCGAACTGGTCACCAACGCGGTCCGGCACGGCGGCGGCAGCATCGCCCTGGACCTGGAGGCGCACGGCCGCGACGTCGTCGTCTCGGTCTCCGACGGCTCCCCGGTCCTGCCCCGCCCCCGCCCGCCCGACGAGACCGGCGGCCTCGGGCTGGTGCTGATCGACTCCCTCACGGTCCGGTGGTACGCCCAGCCGCACCACGACGGCAAACGGGTTCGGGCCCAGCTTCTCCCCTGTCCCAGCGGTGGGCACGCGGACACCGTCAGCGCACGATCGGCGGAGCCGGCATGA
- a CDS encoding Hsp70 family protein: MPAADLRLAVDIAAWWTTAVYESAGTLRPVFFDGQARLPSGVYQNPDTRALTIGTPALAASAELAEGYRPDPMTLLHTGTPAPDARFDPVAALAALLAHVAEAATAQARARVTELIVVTARRWGPSARQRLDRAATGAGLPTPEIVTVAAAAAVLAGAAPAGPFITVCTTGEATPELTVVDAAHGYRQLATAPVRDPGSPTVDEALIRLAAERASPGTDPAAALDDWRVAREIQQARTALAVQPVVPTLLPEPHPAVVLTREDLTAATATHLSRLDEAVKRLLADAALARGDIGPVVLVGDDGALPAVEAGLSAGGLLPAVTIRDPHAIVTGALRLGPPTGRPWRAWPWRRR; this comes from the coding sequence ATGCCCGCCGCGGATCTTCGTCTGGCCGTCGACATCGCCGCCTGGTGGACCACCGCGGTGTACGAGTCCGCCGGCACGCTGCGGCCGGTCTTCTTCGACGGCCAGGCCCGGCTGCCCTCCGGCGTCTACCAGAACCCCGACACCCGGGCGCTGACCATCGGCACCCCGGCCCTGGCGGCCAGCGCGGAGCTGGCCGAGGGTTACCGGCCCGACCCGATGACGCTGCTGCACACCGGCACCCCCGCCCCGGACGCCCGGTTCGACCCGGTCGCGGCGCTCGCCGCGCTGCTCGCCCACGTCGCGGAGGCCGCGACGGCACAGGCCCGGGCCCGGGTCACCGAGCTCATCGTCGTCACCGCCCGCCGCTGGGGGCCGTCGGCCCGCCAGCGCCTGGACCGGGCCGCCACCGGTGCCGGGCTGCCCACCCCGGAGATCGTCACCGTGGCCGCGGCCGCCGCGGTCCTGGCCGGCGCCGCCCCGGCCGGCCCGTTCATCACGGTCTGCACGACCGGCGAGGCGACCCCCGAACTCACCGTGGTGGACGCGGCGCACGGCTACCGGCAGCTGGCCACCGCCCCGGTACGCGACCCCGGCTCCCCCACCGTCGACGAGGCCCTGATCCGGCTCGCCGCCGAACGTGCCTCCCCCGGCACCGACCCGGCCGCGGCGCTCGACGACTGGCGGGTCGCCCGCGAGATCCAGCAGGCCCGCACCGCCCTGGCCGTCCAGCCGGTCGTGCCCACGCTGCTGCCCGAACCGCATCCGGCCGTCGTGCTGACCCGCGAGGACCTGACCGCGGCGACCGCCACCCACCTCAGCCGCCTCGACGAGGCGGTCAAACGGCTCCTCGCCGACGCCGCCCTGGCCCGCGGCGACATCGGCCCGGTCGTGCTGGTCGGGGACGACGGCGCCCTGCCCGCGGTCGAGGCCGGCCTGTCCGCCGGCGGCCTGCTGCCGGCGGTCACCATCCGCGACCCGCACGCGATCGTCACCGGCGCGCTGCGGCTCGGCCCACCGACCGGCCGGCCATGGCGGGCCTGGCCCTGGCGGCGCCGCTAA
- a CDS encoding STAS domain-containing protein: protein MNIVRHTTGNGAATLALTGDLDLATAHLLDQHVHRALAESRPAGLVIDVTHLEFCDSTGVHALIRARREAHQHGSTFQVTNPNGITRRTLQVTGVFEVLTARSGPRC from the coding sequence ATGAACATCGTCAGGCACACCACCGGCAACGGTGCGGCCACCCTCGCCCTCACCGGCGACCTCGACCTGGCCACCGCCCATCTGCTCGACCAGCACGTGCACCGCGCGCTGGCCGAGTCCCGGCCGGCCGGGCTGGTCATCGACGTCACGCACCTGGAGTTCTGCGACTCCACCGGGGTGCACGCGCTGATCCGGGCCCGGCGCGAGGCGCACCAGCACGGCAGCACGTTCCAGGTGACCAACCCGAACGGGATCACCCGGCGCACCCTCCAGGTCACCGGGGTCTTCGAGGTGCTGACCGCGCGGTCCGGGCCGCGCTGCTGA
- a CDS encoding glycoside hydrolase family 15 protein, producing the protein MADYPLIADHGLIGDLQTAALVTTDGTVDWWCAPRFDSPSVFGALLDAERGGHLTTRPTTEAFTTKQLYLPDSAVLVTRFLTAGGVGEIIDFMPVTAGDTASDRHCLVRLVRCVRGEITFAVHLAPRFDYGREPHQAHITEDGVVFEGARNALTVRVIREPDDERKGRFWVDNDGDVRGEVRLTAGEARGLVLETGAGTLRAVRVAEALRLFDDTVAFWSSWIGGCTYDGRWREMVHRSAITLKLMTYAPSGALVAAPTAALPEQLGGERNWDYRYTWVRDASFSVYSLLSLGFTDEAAGLARWLRDRVHEQTEKDGSGPLRLMYRVDGSSDLVEETLPHWEGYRGSAPVRIGNGAAGQLQLDIYGEALDSLYVANRHGLAPGHQGWLAIRDLLDWVAANWSQPDEGIWETRGGRQNFTYGRLMCWVALDRGLRMANDYGRPAPLDTWRQQRDAIYDEIMQRGWSPARQAFRQHYETDVLDSSLLRMPTVGFITPGDPMWTSTLRAMESELVTDSLVYRYDPAASPDGLAGDEGTFSLCTFQYVTALAGAGELDKARLTFEKMLTYANHLGLFSEEIGLTGEQLGNFPQAFTHLALIDAAIALNRGLDGQRGVGNRTV; encoded by the coding sequence ATGGCTGACTACCCGCTCATCGCCGACCACGGGCTGATCGGCGACCTGCAGACCGCCGCCCTGGTCACCACGGACGGCACCGTCGACTGGTGGTGTGCGCCCCGGTTCGACTCGCCGAGCGTCTTCGGCGCCCTGCTGGACGCCGAGCGCGGCGGTCACCTGACCACCCGGCCCACCACCGAGGCGTTCACCACCAAGCAGCTCTACCTGCCGGACAGCGCGGTGCTGGTCACCCGGTTCCTGACCGCCGGCGGGGTCGGCGAGATCATCGACTTCATGCCGGTCACCGCCGGTGACACCGCGTCCGACCGGCACTGTCTGGTGCGTCTGGTGCGCTGCGTCCGCGGTGAGATCACCTTCGCGGTGCACCTGGCACCCCGGTTCGACTACGGCCGCGAGCCGCACCAGGCCCACATCACCGAGGACGGGGTGGTCTTCGAGGGCGCCCGTAACGCGCTGACGGTCCGGGTGATCCGCGAGCCGGACGACGAACGCAAGGGCCGGTTCTGGGTGGACAACGACGGCGACGTCCGTGGCGAGGTGCGGCTCACCGCCGGCGAGGCACGCGGCCTGGTGCTGGAGACCGGCGCCGGGACGCTGCGCGCCGTGCGGGTGGCCGAGGCGTTGCGGTTGTTCGACGACACCGTCGCCTTCTGGTCGTCGTGGATCGGCGGATGCACGTACGACGGGCGCTGGCGCGAGATGGTGCACCGCTCGGCGATCACGTTGAAGCTGATGACGTACGCCCCCAGCGGCGCCCTGGTCGCCGCGCCCACCGCGGCCCTGCCCGAGCAGCTGGGCGGCGAGCGCAACTGGGACTACCGCTACACCTGGGTACGCGACGCGTCGTTCTCGGTCTACTCGCTGCTCTCGCTCGGCTTCACCGACGAGGCCGCCGGACTGGCCCGCTGGCTGCGCGACCGGGTGCACGAGCAGACCGAGAAGGACGGCAGCGGCCCACTGCGCCTGATGTACCGGGTCGACGGCTCCAGCGACCTCGTCGAGGAGACCCTGCCGCACTGGGAGGGCTACCGCGGCTCCGCGCCGGTCCGGATCGGCAACGGCGCGGCCGGCCAGCTCCAGCTCGACATCTACGGCGAGGCCCTGGACAGCCTGTACGTCGCCAACCGGCACGGCCTGGCCCCCGGTCACCAGGGCTGGCTGGCGATCCGCGACCTGCTCGACTGGGTGGCCGCCAACTGGTCACAGCCCGACGAGGGCATCTGGGAGACCCGCGGCGGCCGGCAGAACTTCACCTACGGCCGGCTGATGTGCTGGGTCGCCCTGGACCGCGGCCTGCGGATGGCGAACGACTACGGCCGGCCCGCCCCGCTGGACACCTGGCGTCAGCAGCGCGACGCCATCTACGACGAGATCATGCAGCGCGGCTGGAGCCCGGCCCGGCAGGCCTTCCGCCAGCACTACGAGACCGACGTGCTCGACTCCTCGCTGCTGCGGATGCCCACGGTCGGGTTCATCACCCCGGGTGACCCGATGTGGACCTCGACGCTGCGGGCCATGGAGTCCGAGCTGGTCACCGACAGCCTGGTCTACCGCTACGACCCGGCCGCCTCACCGGACGGCCTGGCCGGCGACGAGGGCACCTTCTCGCTCTGCACCTTCCAGTACGTCACCGCGCTGGCCGGCGCCGGCGAGCTCGACAAGGCCCGGCTCACCTTCGAGAAGATGCTGACGTACGCCAACCACCTGGGCCTGTTCTCCGAGGAGATCGGCCTGACCGGCGAGCAGCTCGGCAACTTCCCGCAGGCCTTCACCCACCTGGCCCTGATCGACGCCGCGATCGCCCTGAACCGTGGTCTCGACGGGCAGCGGGGTGTCGGGAACCGGACAGTCTAG
- a CDS encoding acyl-CoA dehydrogenase family protein → MTATQRSDVSEKQARQTAEAARESEWRKPSFGKELFLGRFRLDLLDPAPPGDAGAEEFLDKLGAYVRTEVDGPQIERDARIPDEVFHGLARLGAFGMKIDKEYGGLGLSNLHYCKALTLIGSVNAATAALLSAHQSIGVPQPLKMFGTEAQKKAFLPRLAAGEVSAFLLTEPDVGSDPARLGTVAEPVEGGFKLNGVKLWATNGTLATLLVVMARVPDKGITAFVVEGDSEGITVERRNAFLGLRGLENSVTRFHDVFVPEANVIGGLGKGLRIALTTLNTGRLSLPAMCVGAGKRSLAIAREWAGERVQWGRPVGEHEAVAKKIAFIAAGTYAMESMLDLCCLIADDHRNDIRIEAALVKLFASETAYRIADELIQIRGGRGYETDDSLRARGERPAEAEQILRDLRINRIFEGSTEIMHLLIAREAVDAHLSVAGDIIDPDVGLGGKARAGARAGAFYARWLPTLAVGKGQNPSGYAEFGPLAAHLRYVERASRKLARSTFYAMSRWQGKLERKQGFLGRIVDIGAELFAMSAVCVRAAREKRPEGTQLADLFCRQARLRAEALFAALWDNTDALDVKAARGVLGGKYAFLEEGVISPPDDAAWVAAWQPGPATVEDVRRRIPPPV, encoded by the coding sequence ATGACCGCGACGCAGCGCAGCGATGTCTCCGAGAAGCAGGCCCGGCAGACCGCCGAGGCCGCCCGGGAGTCCGAGTGGCGTAAGCCCAGCTTCGGCAAGGAACTGTTCCTGGGCCGGTTCCGGCTCGATCTGCTCGATCCAGCCCCGCCCGGTGACGCCGGCGCCGAGGAGTTCCTCGACAAGCTCGGGGCGTATGTGCGTACCGAGGTGGACGGGCCGCAGATCGAGCGCGACGCCCGCATCCCCGACGAGGTGTTCCACGGCCTGGCCCGGCTCGGCGCCTTCGGCATGAAGATCGACAAGGAGTATGGCGGGCTCGGCCTGTCCAACCTGCACTACTGCAAGGCGCTGACGCTGATCGGCTCGGTGAACGCCGCCACCGCTGCGCTGCTGTCCGCACACCAGTCGATCGGGGTGCCGCAGCCGCTCAAGATGTTCGGCACCGAGGCGCAGAAGAAGGCGTTCCTGCCCCGGCTGGCGGCCGGCGAGGTCTCCGCGTTCCTGCTCACCGAGCCGGACGTCGGCTCCGACCCGGCCCGCCTCGGCACGGTCGCCGAGCCGGTCGAGGGCGGCTTCAAGCTCAACGGGGTGAAGCTGTGGGCCACCAACGGCACCCTGGCCACCCTGCTCGTGGTGATGGCGCGGGTGCCCGACAAGGGGATCACCGCGTTCGTCGTCGAGGGTGACTCCGAGGGGATCACCGTGGAGCGGCGCAACGCGTTCCTCGGCCTGCGCGGCCTGGAGAACAGCGTGACCCGCTTCCACGACGTGTTCGTGCCGGAGGCGAACGTGATCGGCGGCCTCGGCAAGGGCCTGCGGATCGCGCTGACCACGCTGAACACCGGCCGGCTGTCGCTGCCCGCGATGTGTGTCGGCGCCGGCAAACGGTCGCTGGCGATCGCCCGCGAGTGGGCGGGGGAGCGGGTGCAGTGGGGCCGGCCGGTCGGCGAGCACGAGGCGGTGGCCAAGAAGATCGCGTTCATCGCCGCCGGGACGTACGCGATGGAGTCCATGCTGGATCTGTGCTGCCTGATCGCCGACGATCACCGCAACGACATCCGGATCGAGGCGGCGCTGGTCAAACTGTTCGCCAGCGAGACGGCGTACCGGATCGCCGACGAGCTGATCCAGATCCGCGGCGGGCGCGGCTACGAGACCGACGACTCGCTGCGGGCCCGCGGCGAGCGCCCGGCCGAGGCCGAGCAGATCCTGCGCGACCTGCGGATCAACCGGATCTTCGAGGGTTCCACCGAGATCATGCACCTGCTGATCGCCCGGGAGGCGGTCGACGCGCACCTGTCGGTGGCGGGCGACATCATCGACCCGGACGTCGGGCTGGGCGGCAAGGCCCGCGCCGGCGCGCGGGCCGGCGCGTTCTACGCACGCTGGCTGCCGACGCTCGCGGTGGGCAAGGGCCAGAACCCTTCGGGGTACGCGGAATTCGGTCCTCTCGCCGCCCATCTGCGGTACGTCGAACGAGCCTCCCGCAAACTGGCCCGGTCCACCTTCTACGCGATGTCGCGCTGGCAGGGAAAGCTGGAGCGCAAGCAGGGCTTCCTGGGCCGGATCGTGGACATCGGCGCCGAGCTGTTCGCGATGTCCGCGGTGTGCGTGCGCGCCGCCCGGGAGAAGCGGCCGGAGGGCACCCAGCTGGCCGACCTGTTCTGCCGCCAGGCCCGGCTGCGCGCCGAGGCGCTGTTCGCCGCGCTCTGGGACAACACCGACGCCCTGGACGTGAAGGCGGCCCGTGGTGTGCTCGGCGGCAAGTACGCCTTCCTGGAGGAGGGCGTGATCTCCCCGCCGGACGACGCGGCGTGGGTGGCGGCCTGGCAGCCGGGGCCGGCCACGGTCGAGGACGTGCGCCGCCGGATCCCGCCACCGGTGTAG
- a CDS encoding trypco2 family protein, translating into MDGRIELAEAIALLREELQEARIRGAGEQLQFNVGPVELEFQVEIAREAGASGKVRFWVVEAGADGKLASRSTQVVRISLEPVDGRTGKQLAVAENDRPSRSRASAASE; encoded by the coding sequence ATGGATGGTCGAATCGAACTGGCCGAGGCGATCGCGCTGCTGCGTGAGGAGCTTCAGGAGGCCCGGATCCGCGGCGCCGGCGAGCAGCTGCAGTTCAACGTGGGGCCGGTGGAGCTGGAGTTCCAGGTCGAGATAGCGCGCGAGGCCGGGGCGAGCGGCAAGGTGCGGTTCTGGGTCGTAGAGGCCGGCGCCGACGGCAAGCTGGCCTCCCGGTCCACTCAGGTGGTGCGGATCAGCCTGGAGCCGGTCGACGGACGGACCGGCAAGCAGCTGGCAGTCGCGGAGAACGACCGGCCGAGCCGGTCCCGGGCGTCCGCGGCGAGCGAGTAG
- the uppS gene encoding polyprenyl diphosphate synthase: MAKLLYTLYARRLRRQLAGVTLPRHVAMVMDGNRRWARQMGFEDPRIGHRYGAEHLDEVLRWCAEYGIRHVTVFLASVDNVTKRDSGEVGNLMRMIEEVVAERLQRPGSLWQVHLAGRLDVLPESTRHALKLAGERTRGDFHLTIAIGYDGRDELVNAFRSLLEAEGRAGHSVDDIAERLTAEQIAAHLWTSGQPDPDLVIRTSGERRMSGFLLWQAAYSELHFSDVYWPGFRKVDFLRALRSYAARHRRFGA; encoded by the coding sequence ATGGCGAAGCTCCTCTACACCCTGTACGCCCGCCGCCTGCGCCGGCAGCTGGCGGGCGTGACCCTGCCCCGGCACGTCGCGATGGTGATGGACGGCAATCGCCGCTGGGCCCGGCAGATGGGTTTCGAGGACCCGCGGATCGGCCACCGCTACGGCGCCGAACACCTCGACGAGGTGCTCCGCTGGTGCGCCGAGTACGGCATCCGGCACGTCACCGTCTTCCTGGCCTCGGTGGACAACGTGACCAAGCGTGACTCCGGCGAGGTCGGCAACCTGATGCGGATGATCGAGGAGGTGGTCGCCGAGCGGCTGCAGCGGCCGGGCAGCCTCTGGCAGGTGCACCTGGCCGGCCGGCTCGACGTGCTGCCCGAGTCGACGCGCCACGCGCTCAAACTGGCCGGGGAGCGGACCCGCGGCGACTTCCACCTGACCATCGCCATCGGCTACGACGGCCGCGACGAACTGGTCAACGCGTTCCGCTCGCTGCTGGAGGCCGAGGGGCGGGCCGGGCACAGCGTCGACGACATCGCCGAGCGGCTGACCGCCGAGCAGATCGCCGCGCACCTGTGGACCAGCGGCCAGCCCGACCCGGACCTGGTGATCCGCACCAGCGGCGAGCGCCGGATGTCCGGTTTCCTGCTGTGGCAGGCCGCCTACTCGGAACTGCACTTCAGCGACGTCTACTGGCCCGGTTTCCGCAAGGTCGACTTCCTGCGGGCACTGCGCTCGTACGCCGCCCGGCACCGCCGTTTCGGCGCCTGA
- a CDS encoding type VII secretion target gives MTIKVETEYLRGYATRLENNADLALEQLAGYVRQHCFDMTGLNGVLDKIQPSLTEVAQGMVDLIGAFQQALRRTADNLRRSADAYDETDYGNAEQIWIRIGEGHMPRTWVGRDVASAGPTTSGGALLYLDAPVFTPEIGEVTEAIGGGFELAISAIKKFTGYDVMAELGPVLLGDWGALRRIGAAWNEVEEAWRAVAVDVSAGMDVLSDHWDSSPLDALGASRAFDHHIRARWMTALDAAAQQADAMEQICEYLADMYEHTVKSIIWMVQVALERVMKMIKSLMMVRNLKQFAEAVWEVGADLIGLIQDGIELAIGQVQMFAQGAQMSGSALRMLRNEADGDFGVLQGG, from the coding sequence ATGACGATCAAGGTCGAGACCGAATATCTGCGGGGGTACGCCACCCGGCTGGAGAACAACGCCGACCTGGCGCTGGAGCAGCTGGCCGGCTACGTGCGGCAGCACTGCTTCGACATGACCGGGCTCAACGGCGTGCTGGACAAGATCCAGCCGAGCCTCACCGAGGTGGCTCAGGGGATGGTCGACCTCATCGGCGCCTTCCAGCAGGCCCTGCGGCGCACCGCGGACAACCTGCGCCGCTCCGCGGACGCCTACGACGAGACCGATTACGGCAATGCCGAGCAGATCTGGATCCGGATCGGCGAGGGGCACATGCCGCGTACGTGGGTGGGGCGCGATGTCGCGTCGGCCGGCCCGACCACGTCCGGCGGCGCCCTGCTCTACCTCGACGCACCGGTCTTCACGCCGGAGATCGGCGAGGTCACCGAGGCCATCGGCGGCGGCTTCGAGCTGGCCATCAGCGCCATCAAGAAATTCACCGGGTACGACGTGATGGCCGAACTGGGCCCGGTGCTGCTCGGCGACTGGGGTGCGCTGCGCCGCATCGGCGCCGCCTGGAACGAGGTCGAGGAGGCCTGGCGGGCCGTCGCCGTGGACGTCAGCGCCGGCATGGACGTGCTCTCCGACCACTGGGACTCCTCGCCGCTGGACGCGCTCGGCGCCTCCCGCGCCTTCGACCACCACATCCGGGCCCGCTGGATGACCGCCCTGGACGCCGCCGCCCAGCAGGCCGACGCCATGGAGCAGATCTGCGAGTACCTGGCCGACATGTACGAGCACACCGTCAAGAGCATCATCTGGATGGTCCAGGTCGCGCTCGAACGCGTCATGAAAATGATCAAGTCGCTGATGATGGTGCGCAACCTGAAGCAGTTCGCCGAGGCGGTCTGGGAGGTCGGCGCCGATCTGATCGGGTTGATCCAGGACGGCATCGAACTGGCGATCGGGCAGGTGCAGATGTTCGCTCAGGGCGCCCAGATGTCCGGCTCGGCGCTGCGGATGCTGCGCAACGAGGCGGACGGTGACTTCGGGGTGCTCCAGGGCGGGTGA
- a CDS encoding trypsin-like peptidase domain-containing protein, protein MELSDDVVKGLSDLLRECTARITPLSGTRPAGAAFFVSSTLLVTNRHVVEEAVEVTVQPFGAEPRTGTVLPPSESHPDLDIALVEVDADPAIPAVLLHRDLDIGAYRLAGFPREDFYEDMAGGLEVVPADGHPRYHTRTGTLELFRLTGVQIKPGFSGGPVLNTGTGAVSAVCVYSEDPDFDLGGGAIPVNTVLDAYPQLAKLAAEPPEAIRRCRELLGRAHWESLGLVWSRDQQVDIYLNGNRSQWRIGIRPDDLGPVRTVRDLGDDMSEVLVGWARSSGRRDEPEVRLLGRLLSAAMFPAEVADRLPRPAERSEDPVLIRLHVDPSGPLADLPWEFATDPKDPERFLAATDGYAFVRVNSTVPRGGGGTLRRNSPDEQVGVFAIVVQPDDITRWPPVVHSQNLMPWPSSAEIEDGIAGSVGAARTAEGSAAFRYDLLTNPTLAEIKLRQSSIQADVVHYMGFGYQEPESDSTSGLDRAWIACSPGRRMEKPQYHRAREFLQVIAALQPSLVILEFGLPPVDQPYDMLGKGCQPIGPAVLSAATELGFDTMVCTRPLHPHQYERFNQFFYPQLAAGRTVEQAVQEARQALMTDSLIDFAGFGWFTVTTGNNPWARFFERPAFAETRGRHPRPSRG, encoded by the coding sequence ATGGAGCTCTCCGACGACGTCGTCAAGGGACTCAGCGACCTGCTCCGGGAGTGCACGGCCCGCATCACCCCGCTGAGCGGGACCCGGCCGGCCGGCGCCGCCTTCTTCGTCAGCAGCACCCTGCTGGTGACCAACCGGCACGTCGTCGAAGAGGCCGTCGAGGTGACGGTGCAGCCGTTCGGCGCCGAGCCGCGGACCGGGACGGTGCTGCCACCGTCGGAGTCGCACCCCGACCTCGACATCGCGCTCGTCGAGGTGGACGCCGACCCGGCGATCCCGGCGGTGCTGCTGCACCGCGACCTCGACATCGGCGCCTACCGGCTGGCCGGCTTCCCGCGCGAGGACTTCTACGAGGACATGGCCGGCGGGCTCGAGGTGGTGCCCGCCGACGGCCATCCCCGCTACCACACCAGGACCGGGACACTCGAGCTGTTCCGGCTGACCGGAGTGCAGATCAAACCCGGCTTCTCCGGCGGGCCGGTGCTCAACACCGGCACCGGCGCCGTGTCGGCCGTCTGCGTCTACTCGGAAGATCCGGACTTCGACCTCGGCGGCGGCGCCATACCGGTGAACACCGTCCTGGACGCCTATCCCCAGCTGGCCAAACTCGCCGCCGAGCCGCCGGAGGCCATCCGCCGTTGCCGCGAGCTGCTGGGCCGCGCCCACTGGGAGAGCCTCGGCCTGGTGTGGAGCCGCGACCAGCAGGTGGACATCTACCTCAACGGCAACCGCAGCCAGTGGCGGATCGGCATCCGCCCCGACGACCTGGGCCCGGTCCGCACCGTGCGCGACCTCGGCGACGACATGAGCGAGGTGCTCGTCGGCTGGGCGCGCAGCTCCGGGCGCCGCGACGAACCCGAGGTGCGGCTGCTCGGCCGGCTGCTGTCCGCGGCGATGTTCCCCGCCGAGGTCGCCGACCGGCTGCCCCGCCCGGCCGAGCGCAGCGAGGACCCGGTGCTGATCCGGTTGCACGTGGACCCGTCCGGCCCGCTCGCCGACCTGCCGTGGGAGTTCGCCACCGACCCGAAGGACCCGGAGCGGTTCCTCGCCGCCACCGACGGATACGCGTTCGTCCGGGTCAACTCCACCGTGCCGCGGGGCGGCGGCGGAACCCTGCGGCGCAACTCGCCGGACGAGCAGGTCGGCGTGTTCGCCATCGTGGTCCAGCCGGACGACATCACCCGCTGGCCGCCGGTCGTGCACAGCCAGAACCTCATGCCGTGGCCGTCCAGCGCCGAGATCGAGGACGGCATCGCCGGCTCGGTCGGCGCCGCCCGCACGGCAGAGGGTTCCGCGGCGTTCCGCTACGACCTGTTGACCAATCCCACGCTTGCCGAGATCAAACTGCGCCAGTCGAGCATCCAGGCCGACGTCGTGCACTACATGGGCTTCGGCTATCAGGAGCCCGAGTCCGACTCCACCTCCGGGCTGGACCGGGCCTGGATCGCCTGCTCGCCCGGGCGCCGGATGGAGAAGCCCCAGTATCACCGGGCCCGCGAGTTCCTCCAGGTCATCGCCGCGCTGCAACCGTCCCTGGTGATCCTCGAGTTCGGCCTGCCGCCGGTCGACCAGCCGTACGACATGCTCGGCAAGGGCTGCCAGCCGATCGGGCCCGCGGTGCTCAGCGCGGCCACCGAGCTCGGCTTCGACACCATGGTCTGCACCCGGCCGCTGCACCCGCACCAGTACGAACGGTTCAACCAGTTCTTCTACCCGCAGCTGGCGGCCGGCCGCACCGTCGAGCAGGCGGTGCAGGAGGCCCGGCAGGCGCTGATGACCGACAGCCTGATCGACTTCGCCGGGTTCGGCTGGTTCACCGTCACCACCGGCAACAATCCGTGGGCGCGGTTCTTCGAACGCCCCGCCTTCGCCGAGACCCGCGGCCGGCATCCCCGGCCGTCACGCGGATGA